The following is a genomic window from Labrus bergylta chromosome 2, fLabBer1.1, whole genome shotgun sequence.
ttatatatatatatatatatatatatatatatatatatatatatatttaaaggttATTATCAATATTAACTCTGCTCCCTCCTCAGAAGTTGATCCGTCTCTGTGCTCTTCCTGGTTCCAACACTGAGAAGGAGGAGGCTCAGTTCTTATTAGTCATCTGTTCCAGAGTCAAACAGGATCCACAAACACTCAGATATGTTTTAGAGGTAAAAGCTTTAAGAACAAATCTGAAACTTTATTATGAAATGTGATCTAACATGAAGTGTTTCTGTAACTTTTCTGTTGTAAACTTTCCCTCTTGTGTGCagctttgtgtctctgtgaaaCCAGCAGTAGACGCACCAGCCTCCGACCAATCAAAGCCCTGCATACAAGCCTCCAATGACACAACAGAATCAAAACAACTCACCTCCTCCAGCCAATCAGATTCATCCAGCTTCAACGTCGTCCAAGCAGAGTTTGGTCTGCTGACAGCTTTAATGCATCTTACAAAAAGTCAGGCAGGTCAACTAGTTAACTATGACTAACCAGTACAGCTCACTGCATTACTGTCTCACAGATTGTTCCCATCTTTAACAAATAATCAATCAGTAGTTGTTGAATATaaatcttcaaaagaaaaacatttaaaaaaatcttataaATCTTATAATCTTATCTCAAATCTCTAAATTTGATGTGAACAGTTATATATATCTGATGTCTGATGTATTATGTGAACCACTCACCTAGATTGAACACCTGACAGCTTTGTGTGTAATTGTCtttgtaaaataagaaaaaacacttaaattatcttttaaaaaaaaaaaaatatgtatatatatatatatcaatagGAACAGTATGCAACAAACGTATGCAAAATCTATGTAGATCTATCTCGAATGCAAATGGTGCCTTCATGTTGATGTCAGGTTTTAATCATGTTGCCTTTCATGTCTCCTCAGAGggcttctgtgtgtctgaaagCCCATGagagtctgctgctgctgtgcagCCTGCAGTCTGGATCTTCAGGGGAGATTCTGTGTGATCAGACCcagctgggagagctgctggcaGGCAGGCTTCAGGAGCTTTATTCCCTACTCCCTTTGGAGGGTCTGGATCCTGGAGAGGTGCGGAGCTGGCCTCGAACAGCATGGAGGTACACGatcaacacacactgaacacatacACTAAGCAAGCAACCCACACAcccaaatataaacaaatatatcaTCATCTCACTAAGATCAtctcccttttttgtttttcctttcctttttattttccttttatctGATTATCACTTTTAACTTTGGCAATATTGTCTCTTTTACATCAGTGCCtgtaaattgaattgaaatacaACATCATTCACTCATTGTATAAATAAAGGCCCTGTTAGTATACAGACATATGGCCCTATGCTGTTTATCATTATGAGAGCATTTCTATGGTTAGAATGTACAAAGTTGGGAACAAAGTTAATGTGAGCATGGTCAGTCCAACTTCATAAAGCCACAGGGCAGCTGTTATTGTAGGTCACTGTGCTATTAGCTCTTATTATCTaattttccttcctttttgttgttttgaaatgttactTTAAGATACTCCAAAACCTTCAACGTCTTAATTTATTTCATTGTCATCTCATACAGTGTTCATAATGTTGTGAAATAAAAGTAGATGATGCTCAAACAGGGCTTCAGTCATTTGAAATGTCACAAACTGCGTGCCAAATTAGTTTCCTCTACAAACACTTCCTCTGTCCTTGTCGTGTATTAGCACTGTAGTTctgtatttgttattttgtctctATCTTTATGTTAAATGTTTGCAATGTGTTGAGCTCTCAGAGCGATAGCTAGAAAAAAGTGACACATCCTAGGTCACTACTGACATCTTAAATTTACATTTCTCCTCTCTAATCTTTCAGATACAAAAAGCCATTCTACTGTAGTGTGGCAGTCGTACAGTAATAAACGTCTCTGTGTTCAGTTCTCAGTTCTCAAGCTCTGATCCCAAATCAGCATCTCCTGCTTCTGACCACATGACTAACTTCTTCTCCTGGTTGGACTTCCTGGATCAGCTAATGAGAGAAGCTCCTCAGGTgaacacacaccttcacacagtGTGAGATTATACTGCTGATAATACTGCTTAGTGCTTTAGATTGTACTGCTGCTCACAAGCACAAACCCAAAGCTTTCTCTCACTTGAAGTAGACCAGTACTCCACACACTGCAATCATAGGTCAGTTATATTTCCATGTTACTGAAATACTGAGATAGTATGACGCCCCCCTGTGGtcagataataaaataaatggaatGAAATAGAATTAATATGACTCTTATATCTGTTAACAACACTGTGAGCATGGATTTTGTTTAGGGTGCTGacacagtataaataaatatgtgctTTATACTTTGAACgatatttaatgatattttattttgtacaatTGACAATACATAACCTGTGCCAAATACAAATCAAAATATTCCACAAATTGTGATTAAAATCACTAATGACAATGACTGTTACAGTTCAGAACGACTCTGaccacacttttatttttttttaatactcttTATTGAAAATTTTAATACAGAACACAATAATACCCCACCACCCCAAGTGAGaccacacatttttaaatctttgataTTTAACATATAATTCAAATTTTTTCATGCATACTTTAATACTACTAaacttcatgtttgtttattgaccATCATCGCATCAGTAATAGACATATGTTGTTGAATTGATTGCAAAGCAGTACTTGAGATGATCAAAGTCTCTGAAGGCATGAAAAGATGTTGACATGAACAATACTATAACAGGATCCTCCACTGTCCACATTACAGCCATGATACGcatacacatgtaaacacactccaTCCAACCCTATTTTATCTATACGGCTTATTCCATTCGGGATCGGGATcgcagctgtcattgggcgagaggcgtggtacaccctggactggtgtgcacacacactcagagttaaaaatgtgtctctctACTCTAACACTTggctgtgtatatgtgtgtttttgcaggTGTTAGCATTGAAGCTATCTCAGTGTGTTCATCAGCTCTGGTTATTGGAGTTGGTTCAACCTCAACTGCAGCACACGTGAGTCTACAAATcacaatatgttttttattaggaggggaaggaggagttGACAGAATGAGAGAATTTGGAGGCTGTGTTGTCTCTGATGCTCAAGTGTGCTTGTTTGGTCCAGGTGTGAGCAGGTGGTTCTGGTCTCCACCTCCCTGCTCTGTGCCGTCGTTAGACTGGTccagtcctcctctctgttggATCAGCTGGTCCACTTCCTGctgaagacacacactctgactcagctgctgctgcatcgCTGCGACCACATCTCAGACCAGGTGAGTCCAGCTACAAGGAGCCCCACGGGGACAAACTACTCTGTAGGTCACCTGTCTGTGAGAACAAAAGCACAAAgcagtctgagtgtgtgtctctgtcctcagaTCAGCATGGCGTCACTTTGTCTGATGGAGGAGTTACTACAGAAGCCTCACGTGGACATTTTGGACATTCTGGTGTTGAATTTCCTGCAGAGTCGCAGTTACCTTTCTATACCTACTACAGGTGTGGAAGACAGACCACCTGAGAGCAACGAGACCAACGATGATAGCGAGTGAGTCTTTATACTATGACACTGAAGTATAGGAAACTACATCACAACATGACATCATGCTGGATATCTTATTGAATCTATAGAAATATACTGTTCTAAAGGAGACCAAAGTAAGCACATCATGACAGGGTTTGTAAAAAGTCTGAAATCATGTTTTGTCAGGTGTGTCTGCAAGACAAGACAAGCTTACGAATTTcatatgctgtttttttttttttttaaatacggATAACCATCTCCAAAttagagaaaaaacacaataccATGATTTTTAATATTATGAAAGTGAagtgaataaagtttgtgtgttGTCAGCGATCTGGAGGAGGACCCATTCTTTTCCGACAGCTTGATGTCTTCAGACAGTCAGctgctccctcctcctttctcccccTCAacttcctctgctcctccttctcccaCTGGACTGGGATCAGCTGCTGACATCGTCAACAggtaacacaacacaaacacacacatctgtctgAACCCATCCACATCCGTGACCCCTTCCTAAAGTCTACTTTAAAACTGATTAGGCttgttgtttgaaaatatttcacGGCTGACTGTATGAGCCCAAACATTAGCAGCTACCTTAAACAGCAGATGGGTTGTGTGTTCTAGCTCACCAGGTTTCTATAATGTCAGTTTAAGAAATCATTTTCACTCAATCGACCAAAGAGGCTTGGGAGTAcgtttttttcttaatgtggTGTGATTTTAAAGAGTCAGCCTCAGTACCACTTATCTAGCCTATTATTAGTAGTGTGACATGAAACCATAGTAACAAGAATTTCTTGATTCTGCTGTAGAGAGGGGAGTTTGTCCTAAAACTTGCTGTTGTATTTAATACCATTTGAGTGTGACTACAAACTGAGTGGGGGTGGGCAGggtcccatttttttttaaactaggtTTAAGGTTTCAGGAAAATATTGTAGCAAATGTAATGTCCCCTGAAAtaatgtattgtgtgtgtgtgtgtgtgtgtgtgtgtgtgtgtgtgtgtgtgtgtgtgtgtgtgtgtgtgtgtgtgtgtgtgtgtgtgtgtgtgtgtgtgtgtgtgtgtgtgtgtgtgtgtgtgtgtgtgtgtgtgtgtgtgtgtgtgtagtttccTGTGTTTAGTCCCTGTACAGGTCCGATCAGCTCAGCTGCTACACGAAGGAGGATATGAATGTTATGTCCATGACGCTCACACACTGGTAAGATACACGCACACATTAGACACAAAGATAGACCCAGCAGAGTCCTAATGCTGGCCTTCTTGTTCCCCTCCTTCAGGTGACAGAATGTCAGTCTCTTTCTCAGTCATGGGATTGGCCGCTCagtcttcctccctcctcctcaggtgAAATGGACAATTTCTTTGAAGGGCATCTGCTCAGAGTTCTCTTTGACCGACTGGGCCGCGTCCTGGAGCAGGTATAAGcacctgcctgtctgtctgtctgtctgtctgtctgtctgtcctgaGTGATCCCTCAGTGACTCACCTGTGCACCTGTCTCAGCTGTATCTTTGGTGGTCTTGatggtgtctttgtgttttcagcCTTACGAGTTGAACCTGCAGCTGACTGCAGTTCTGTCCAGACTGTCAGCCTTCAACCACCCACTGCTGCATGAGTACCTGCTCGACCCCTACATACACCTGTCTCATAACTCTAGGTCACTCTTCTCTGTTCTTATCAGGGTAAGATATTGGGAAAGACATGTAGGTTGTTCACTGTTTCGGGTCAGAGCAGTCTACTATATACtatctgtgtctttaaaaaaaaaaagatatatatccTAAGACCTCTGACCTGTTGTTACTATTAAATTATTCTAATTACTTGTCTGAGCTATTAATCTGACGGcccgtctgtctgtgtctcagttGATGGGAGAGTTGATGCAGAGGATCCAGCAGGTTTCaaacctgacagacagactgttGAATGCCAGGAGGCACCTGCTGGGACTGGACCACAACACTGGGTAACTACCTGCTTTGCAGGCCTTTGCATGGGTTCTGTGTAATCCTATTTTCAATATGCTTTTTGTTCAGCagtgttgccttttttttacctgtgtttgtgttctcagACTGGAGCACCTGACCCTGCTCAAAGGAATCATTGTGCTTGAGGAGTTCTGTAAGGAGCTTGCAGCTATCACTTTTGTCAAAGTGCCTCTGGAGCAGCAGTGACTCCGCTGGACCAGAACTGACACACCTTGCACACCTTGAACACATGCATGTTTACAGGTACCCCTGGTTCTACGTAGGAAACTACACAGGAAAATATCCGATCCAAACCCTGAAAACATGTAGCAGTCAGCTGAAAAAGGTACAGCATTACTTACTGGAATAGGTACAGCTGAATGGACTGAGATTGAAAGGGTCTGCTGATTCACCAGGAAACCCAAAACCTTTTGATCATCTTCAGATGCTTGACCTGACTTTAACTTTTTGATGTGGACAGAGAACCTGATTGAAGCCTTTTTGAGCTGCAGCATTAACGAGGCAACCCTGAACTTGTCATTGTCTCGGCCTTTATGAACTTTATTCTGAGTAGTGTCTCAGTAAGAGCCTGCAAGTGCAGTTTTTAGTTATttatggtttttaaaaaaaaagtcaatcagGAAAAGTGACaaaagtagaattttttttaataaaggctTTTGATTGAGACCTAATTATTATTCTGATTCAGGTATAAATTCATAGGCAGGAGATCTTATACTGAACCCTATGTTAAAGCCAGAGCCCCTTTATGTGTCTCATGACCCTCACTGTCTATGATAATGTGACTGCCTAATCCTCCTCTTTGCAGTCAGGACTAAATGTCCGTTACAActcattttgttttacagttttatcCCAGATGGGAAGAGAAGAATATAAATCATAAAGATGATCTCATTAAGTTTGCTTTAATGGATATAACTCATTAATGCCTTGTGAAGCTCCCTTCAAAACGCTGTTCTTTGTGAAGTCACCTTCATCTGTGTTGCTGCCTCTGTACAGGTAAGTGACAAAGTGTAGTTCAGAGTGCCTAATAGTCTGaccttaaaaaatatttatataccAAAAATAGTATTTAATTAAGGTTATGAAATCAAAAGAAATAGAGCTCCTTCTGTGTATTCCATCaaataaaaacccaaacaaacatttgtgaTCTCTGTTAACTTTGAAAAAACATCTCAGAAATGTATTTAGTCTCTAACATCGTGAGGAGGTTCAGGCTGAATGAGTCTGAATAAACTgagaatatatataaataatgtatttataatgtGAGTCTAACTGTTATCAGCCTGCTGAAGTGCTGATACGTTATGTGCCAAAATGCTTTGAATGTGTAACCTTTAATTTGATGGATTTTGAGTTTGAATACAAACTACAATATATTGACTTTAAAGGAAAGGTGGACTGAGAATCTGTGTTATTCTACTGATTGAACCCTTCAGTTAGAAAATGAACTGAATTGTTTGctcatgttttttaatgtgatcaTTTAAAGAAGTTTCTTAACATGTAACAGCAGCGAACTGTTgctgtgatgtgttttattttctcttttttttgtttgtttgtttgagttatTATTTAAAACCGATTCAAGGAGGAGAGTTCTGTCATCAATACAGTTTGATTTGTCCATGTGATAAACTAAAACCAGAACCATTGGAACTCAATAAATTATACTTTTTCATGTCAAACACCTCTCTGGGTATGTGTGGATAGAGGAAGGCAAAGGTTGAATGTGATAACACtcagtctgtttgttttcagcttttaaagctcctgtgaggaactctGGCTTTGCGTCAACTGTAGCGACTGCTATTGACCATGGGGTACAAATTGTCTTTTTGCTGAtttagtatatatatatatttttttacataattatctttctctgcttgtttttaaCAGTCAATATGTTTCACTCATCAATCATCTTGGCTgggtatatttaaaaaaaagtctgtttctgcagtgtgcagtttatcactttgtctgacacctaccctgcagcaAAGTGTCCATGCATTACATATATAACTATAAAGTAAATCCTTGTGctgattgtttcttttgttattgtaggtcataaagaggtaTCAGCATTaatttcagcctgtttcataaccagttttaaaattcctcacagaagctttaaactTTACTGAACAAGCGATTACAGATATCAATTTTGTAATGTTCATTTTAACCAGATACACTGTAATTCCAATGAAGCTCTGCAGAAACGCtgacaaataaaatattatGTTTAAACCATTTAGTTATCTACATGTTGGAGTTTTACTgtaaaaatatatcttaatGTATTTACTGCTGAAATAGTGTGCATCAGCTGCAgagtaaatgaaaacaagaacagaaaaatgcttgtctctttattttattttttttaattttttttgtgggATAAATCAAACTGTAGTCTCAGTTATTTATAACTGATGTATACTTATTCTTAATTTTGATATCAGTTGTCAGTTATGCCTGTTTACGGTTTGGTTTATTGGTTTATGCCTGGTGGTGCCTCCTGCAGTTCTCATGGTGAACTGCAGCTCTGCATCATCTCCATCCTCACGTGTCAAATAGCTGCAGGGAAATACCAACAAACCGGGGTCTAgccttttcctttaaaaaataaaatatagtacctttaccttttatttattttacaattttgAATTTACCAAAATGGCATCGGTGCAGATGAACAGTTTGCAAAACAAGATCACCAGTGATTGTGAAAACAACAATTCTAGATAAGCTGAAAAATGACAACTGATTAAATTCCTTGGTTAAATAAGTTTActtaaataaacattatttaaaaatgtttgacttaATGCACTGTACTGCTAAGTTGCATTCAACGATActaattgaataaaaaaaaaacgtaattaatttgatttaaacttGTATCATTGTGTCACGTTTAAATGATTCCAGATGACaacatgcagaaatattttaaaattatgtttttaagttctACTGGCAGGGTCCTGGagtttttattctgaaggtgCTGACCggatatgtgtgtttgtgtcgctGGTCGGTCCctccctgcagagaggaggagagcggaggagagcGGAGTGAAGGTCACAGCAGGAGAATCCTCATCACCAATCATACCTCCGTTCAACAAACATTACATCGATGTTCGATCAGCTGATCGGATTCATCTGCTGCACGCGGAGGAGAGCGTCATGATGTGAGACAGGAGAACTGAGATACAGCTGCTGCATCCCTGCCTGTCTCACTGCTGCCCGCCTGTCTGACTGATTGATTCTCCAGCAGAGCCCTCAGCtactccacctgtctctctgctccttCACCTGTCTGTTCATTCTTCTCtgcctgtctttctctctgcctcgcCGTCATGGGGAACCGGGGGATGGAGGACCTCATCCCGCTGGTGAACCGGCTTCAGGATGCCTTCGCCTCCATCGGCCAGAACTCGAGCCTCGACCTGCCGCAAATCGCGGTGGTGGGTGGGCAGAGCGCCGGGAAGAGCTCCGTGCTGGAGAACTTCGTGGGCAAGTAAGTCCACctttctgtctgtctacctctctgtctgtctttctgtttgtgtgtccaaACTGAGTCGGGCCCGACCGTCAATCGTGCGCTCCTGTAGGACAGTATGTCAGAGGGAGCCGCCCGGCTGTCTGCAGGCCTGCTCACCAGTTCAAAAAATGTAacagcctctttttttatttatataacagaGCCTGTCAGATTGTGTTTATTTCCTTGCTGATAGTGATACTAATGCTAGTACTGAAAtgtgaaacagacagagaagaaatgATCTATAACAGTGCTTTTCTAAAGGTAGGCTAATTAAAGCCATAGATTTAAACCAAATCCTTTTTGGTGTTGAATTGGTTGTTCATGTGGTAGGCTATTTGGACATCCCTCTGGTTAAATCCTGAAACATGAACAAATATGTAAGGGGAATAAATTCCATTGATCTCTTGATTATTTTCTAGTTTGACAGTCAGGCATGACTTAAATAATGACTAAAGTAAATCAGTCATTATAACAATGGAGTTATGGagtcattgttttctttatcgCTGTGTGCTGAAGAAAATTGAGGAAACATTGGTTCTTGATTTGAAATTGCTTTGGTCAGTATGAAACAGGCTGAAAGTACTTCTGATGTCGCTTTAtaaagcaaacaacaaaaacacttgcAGTAGTAGTTCTATACTGTAATTTGAAATGCCTGAATCTGCTGCCcaagggtaggtgtcagacatatagtgatacatttgactgtgtGGAGAAAGCAgcataaaatgttttgttggtAAGCACTATTTCACATGTATCGGAAAAGATCAGCAGAGAAATTAAAGGCAGTGCTTTCTCCACAGGGTTTGCCAAAATTGTCACAAACAAGAACTTTCATTtctgatttcttttgttttgtagaGGTATTGACTCAGTGGATTTGGTTTCTGTTAAACACCTTGTTAAAATGAATACTTAAGGACCATGTTTCCCTGTATACAAAGCCATGCTTGCAGAAACAACAGTGAAAATTTGCAATACCAAAATTTTGTCTCGTGTCTGTACCGATTTGTATTGATATGCTGAATCTGTAAATACAGAGTGATGCCTAGCCTGTGTCTTTCTACTGTTCtgcattttttaaactgtatctGTGTTTGTAACAGGTTGTCTTTCCCAAATCCAATCAGTTGCAATTAGCAGAAACgtattgtgatgtttttttcaggtgTCTTGTTAGAAATCCTGCAGCAGCTTAATGAGCTTAAGTGGATCATCACAGTGCTCGTATACCTGCATTACGTGCCAAATATTACAAGTTTCTTAATACTTCAGAACTTGAATGATAGCTGAACTGTGATCCAGACTTAAGCTAGACTGTCAagctctctgttttttattttcaggctAAGTGGTCAGCTATGTGTAGGGGCTTGTTGATTCTGAAGAATGCATCTGACACTACTCAGGGCAAATACACAATACAAATACTATAATATATGTTaattaaaacagtaaattatTTTCAAATCAGTCAAAGTTACTCAAATATTTTTGTTGCAAAGATTAACATTATCTATCAGAATATTCTCTATGGTTGTACAGTGGTTAGCCTGGCCTAACCGTAACCGTCTGTTTCATTCATTGATTGGGTATAAGACATGGAACTAAACACTGTGTCACTCAAAATGCCCATatcctcaagtggacattcaaGTAAAGAATTTTTGGCTTCAGAGCTAGACATTTGCCTCATGGACCAAAAACATATAGCTAAAAGAGAGGTGACATTGGACCTACATTTATCAGGTGGGCACAAACAGAACCCCACACAAATGATCCTTTTGTCTTCACAACTGCTGGATGAGGAAACAAGTTACTGTTTAATAACACAAACAGCATGTCAGATGCTGTGTTTACAGACTGCTTAAAACATTAAGTCAATAGTGTACGCAGCTGAAAGCCATAGTTCCTGTGCCAAAACTAAAACATCAAGATGCCAGATCAATTGTAATAATTTGACTTTTCAAATTGGGCATACCAaccatattttttcttttcaaatggcACATCTTAAAAAATTAAGGGTCCAAGTCTTGAACCCTGAGGAACTCCAAAAGTAATACAAATGCTAAAATGTCAGCTTCTACTGCTTATTAAGATgataatattttatataatgAGTTACAGGCTgcgaaaaacagaaaatcaatgaATGCTGGCCTTTATCAACCAAATTGGATCAAAAATCATTGTACAAACATTGTGTAGTATTTTACTCATATATCATTAATTATTTTTGTCATGCAATACTGTGTAAGCTGAATTTTACCGAGTTATGCTATGCAGTCTCCCCTTCCTTTGTAAAATGTAATCTATGTCATGATAGTATTTGGAAATATTACAATCCATAAACTATTAATAATTAACTATGTAAATAAtagatacatatatatatggCATAAATCTGAGGTCTATAGTTCAAGTCTTGCAGGAGACTGACGCCTGATTAGCTGAATATTTTTATCTTTCTCAGCCTGAGGATGAGGAGGCTCTCAccctctctgtatctctccTCTTATTGGATACTGTTGGTCACATGACTCAGCAAGGCTGAAGCAGCATCGCATGACAATAACAGCGTGATGTgcgtaaatgtgtgtgaatgtgtaagtgtgtatgtttgtgtatgtgtgtgcatgtaagcTGACTGCAGTTGAATCAGTGACTGCAGCCggtactacacacacacacactgaggatgTCGTGACAACGTTCCTCCACGAGCTGCTCAGAAGGATTCACATCACATAAACTGCtcacattatttatttgtatcatAATGTAATTATGTACATTTATCATGTTtcagaatatgtttttatcaGAAAGAGAATTTGACTTTAAGACAAATGTGTTCTCTTCTCCTCcattctcccctcctctcctctcctctcctctcctcctctttcctaatccttcctctgtactcctcccttctctcctcctcctcctcctcttctctatTGCCCGCTCCTCCACCCTACCCCTCTCTCCTACCCTCTCccatctcctttttttctacTACCGTTCTTGTCtat
Proteins encoded in this region:
- the fhip2b gene encoding FHF complex subunit HOOK-interacting protein 2B, which produces METFNKLTSMLLHALETREPTVDLLDSFVDHWKSITNYYIMTTDDSLPVKQTDIPWHLKQMLDILLYEEKELGVEQTGPCIEYMLQHKLLETLCTLGKAQYPPGMVQQVFVFFTKLLAQMQKPLLELVSVYRPVQKLIRLCALPGSNTEKEEAQFLLVICSRVKQDPQTLRYVLELCVSVKPAVDAPASDQSKPCIQASNDTTESKQLTSSSQSDSSSFNVVQAEFGLLTALMHLTKSQRASVCLKAHESLLLLCSLQSGSSGEILCDQTQLGELLAGRLQELYSLLPLEGLDPGEVRSWPRTAWSSQFSSSDPKSASPASDHMTNFFSWLDFLDQLMREAPQVLALKLSQCVHQLWLLELVQPQLQHTCEQVVLVSTSLLCAVVRLVQSSSLLDQLVHFLLKTHTLTQLLLHRCDHISDQISMASLCLMEELLQKPHVDILDILVLNFLQSRSYLSIPTTGVEDRPPESNETNDDSDDLEEDPFFSDSLMSSDSQLLPPPFSPSTSSAPPSPTGLGSAADIVNSFLCLVPVQVRSAQLLHEGGYECYVHDAHTLVTECQSLSQSWDWPLSLPPSSSGEMDNFFEGHLLRVLFDRLGRVLEQPYELNLQLTAVLSRLSAFNHPLLHEYLLDPYIHLSHNSRSLFSVLIRLMGELMQRIQQVSNLTDRLLNARRHLLGLDHNTGLEHLTLLKGIIVLEEFCKELAAITFVKVPLEQQ